The genome window TGTTCACCTCCCAGTACGCGGCGGAGCGCGAGCACTGGGCCGGGGGCCTGCTCGCCGCGCGCCGGCAGCTCGTCGACGATCTCGTCGCCGGCCGGCGTGTCCCACCGGCCGCCGTGGAACGCACGCTGGGTCTCGATCCGGACCACCACCACATCGCCGCCGTGCTGTGGTCGGACCCGGCCGAGCGCGACGAGGAGGGCCTCTTGCCGCCGCCGCACCGGCTGGCCGCCGATCTGGTGGCGGCCTCGGGGGCCGTCCGATCGCTCGTGCTGCCGGCGGGGGCGTGCGAGGTGTGGGTGTGGGCGGGGTGGCCGCACCGGCCGCCGGACGACCTCGCGTCCCTGGTCGGCGAGGAGTTGCGGGGCACGATCGCGCGCTCCCCCGTCGGTGTGTACGTGGCGCTGGGGCCCCCGGCGCCGGGCCGAGAGGGGTTCCGGAGCAGCCATCTCGCCGCCCGGGAGACGGAACGCATCGCCCAGGCCCTCGGCCGGCCCGGCGTCCACAGCTACGCCGACCTGGCCGTGCTGTCGCTGCTGACCGCCGTGCCCGACCACGCCGAGCGCTATATGCGGGAGGTGCTGGGCCCGCTGGCCGGGGCCGACGCCAAGACCGCCGAGCTGCGCGAGACCCTGCGGCTGTATCTGGCCCACGGCCGCAGCCGTACCCTCGCCGCCGAGGAACTGTTCGTCGCCCCCAACACCGTCGCGTACCGCGTCAAGCGGGCCGAACAGCTGCTGGGCCGGACCCTTCCGCAGGACCATCTGCCGCTGCGGCTGGCGCTGGAGATCAGCCGGGTCGTCACCCCCTGAGCGGTGCCGGGCCTTGCGCCGGGACGACAACACCCCGCCATGAATCTGTCGTCCGGCGCCGAGGACGTCCGCCGACCGGCGCCCGACGATGAGCGGGCCGGGCACAGGGCGGTGCTCAGCGGGACGCCGGACGCGGCATACGCGTCGCGGGACCGACGACGCCCGCCGCCGTACGCCCGGCGCCGCTCGTCCGCCGCCCAGTACGCGAAAGGCGCCCCGCATGAACACGCCGCCCACCCCGGTCGTCGCGACCACCCCCCTGTCCGTGTCGTCGCAGGCCCGGCCCGTCGATCCCGACCAGAGCTGGCCGACCGGCAACAAATGGCTGCGGGGACCGTTCGCCCCATGGGCCGAGGAGAGCGCGGGCTACGACCTGCCGGTGGAGGGCGCGATCCCGGAGGATCTCGCGGGCGCCCTGTTCCGTATCTCCTCCAACCCCCGTTTCCAGCCCCGGAACATGGACCGCTACCACTGGTGGGAGGGCGACGGCATGGTCGCCGCGCTCTATCTGCGCGACGGCCGGGCCGCCTTCCGCACCGGCTGGGTGGCGACCGACTCGATGAGGTTCGAGGTGGAGCAGGGCGAGGCCGTCTACAGCGGATTCGTCAACGGCGGCACACCCGGCCGACTGCCGAAGGGCGCCCCGCGGGCCAAGAACGTGGCCAACACCAACGTCGGTGTCTTCGACGACCATCTGCTGGTCTACTTCGAGGGCGGTCTGCCCACGGCGATGCACCCGGAGACCCTGGAGACGTTCGGCACGTACGACTTCCACGGCGGCATCGACGTGCTGTGCACCGCCCACCACAAGATCGACCCGGTGACGGGCGACATGCTGTTCTTCGCCGCGACCGGGCCGGTCATCACCTGGTACCGCGCCGAGGTGAAGACCGGCCGGGTCGTCGACTCGCACACCATCGACGTCGGCGTCCCGGTCCTCATGCACGACTTCGTCGTCAGCGAGAACTACGCGATCTTCTTCGTCGCGCCCAACCTGCTCCGCCTCGACCTGATCGCCCAGGGCAGGCCCGGCGTGGTCTGGGACGAGTCCGCGCTGCCGCACGGCACCCAGATCGTGCTGATGGATCGCCGTACGCACGAGGTGAAGTGGTACGAGGCGGGCGGCATGTTCGCGCCGACGCACTTCTACAACGCCTACGAGATCGGTGACGAGGTCGTCATCGACATGCACCGGGTCTCCCGCATCGGGACCCCCGCCGACAGCCTCACCCCGCTCGGCTCCCACGAGTGGTTCCCGCCGGGCTACGCCTGGCAGTGGCGGATCGACACGGCGACGGGAAAGGTCTCCGACCGGCGGGTCTCCGGCATCGCGGGCGAGTTCCCGAAGATCAACGACGTGTACACGGGCGTGCGGAACCGGTACGGCTACTTCGTCACCACCCGTGATCTGGCACCGGAGACGATGTCCGACGGTCTGGCCCGCCACGATTACGTCAAGGACGTCACGACCGTCCTGGAGGGGCCGCACCCGCTGACCAGCCCCAGCGAACCGGTGTTCGTCCCCCGGGCCGACGCGCGCGCCGAGGACGACGGCTATCTGCTGACCCTGTGGTGGAACCCGGAGACGGGACTGAGCGAGCTGCTGGTCCACGACGCCTCCGACCTCGTCACCCAGCCGCTGGCCCGTGTCCGGCTGCCCGTGCGGGTGCCGTTCGGCTTCCACGGCAGCTGGGCCGACCAGTCCGTCCTCGACCGGAGCGTGGCCGCGCTGCGCGACGCGCGCTGACCTCCTCGCCCCATTCCTTCGCGCGCCGGTCTCCTCCTCCGGCGCGCGCCGATCACGTACGCCCCGATCGCGTACGCCCGGAGCCGCCCACGAACACCGGAGAACCCCATGACCACCACCACACCCACGACAGCCGTGCCCGCGTCCGGCGACGCCCTCGCCGCGTGGCACGGGCTCCTCTTCGACGGCGCCTGGCGGCCGGGCCGCGGCGGGACCCCGGAGGTGACCGCGCCGGCCACCGGAGAGGTGATCGCCACGGTCGGCGCCGCCTCCCCGGCCGATGTCGGGCAGG of Streptomyces phaeolivaceus contains these proteins:
- a CDS encoding PucR family transcriptional regulator, which codes for MSGGEDEPVSGGEVRAGAGGGAWLLRLRPDEGVDRPVPASSPATVAEAVADLGAEPVAWAVETAAGAAGRAARQSPEVADGPVGLRMARRSAEACCLAILRGLLHDTPADRIVAPAEAVDGNRDLVHRGVALDLILRSVWTSHVHTYERLLAALRTFVEPERWGAESERVTRLSFAYVEELTALFTSQYAAEREHWAGGLLAARRQLVDDLVAGRRVPPAAVERTLGLDPDHHHIAAVLWSDPAERDEEGLLPPPHRLAADLVAASGAVRSLVLPAGACEVWVWAGWPHRPPDDLASLVGEELRGTIARSPVGVYVALGPPAPGREGFRSSHLAARETERIAQALGRPGVHSYADLAVLSLLTAVPDHAERYMREVLGPLAGADAKTAELRETLRLYLAHGRSRTLAAEELFVAPNTVAYRVKRAEQLLGRTLPQDHLPLRLALEISRVVTP
- a CDS encoding carotenoid oxygenase family protein codes for the protein MNTPPTPVVATTPLSVSSQARPVDPDQSWPTGNKWLRGPFAPWAEESAGYDLPVEGAIPEDLAGALFRISSNPRFQPRNMDRYHWWEGDGMVAALYLRDGRAAFRTGWVATDSMRFEVEQGEAVYSGFVNGGTPGRLPKGAPRAKNVANTNVGVFDDHLLVYFEGGLPTAMHPETLETFGTYDFHGGIDVLCTAHHKIDPVTGDMLFFAATGPVITWYRAEVKTGRVVDSHTIDVGVPVLMHDFVVSENYAIFFVAPNLLRLDLIAQGRPGVVWDESALPHGTQIVLMDRRTHEVKWYEAGGMFAPTHFYNAYEIGDEVVIDMHRVSRIGTPADSLTPLGSHEWFPPGYAWQWRIDTATGKVSDRRVSGIAGEFPKINDVYTGVRNRYGYFVTTRDLAPETMSDGLARHDYVKDVTTVLEGPHPLTSPSEPVFVPRADARAEDDGYLLTLWWNPETGLSELLVHDASDLVTQPLARVRLPVRVPFGFHGSWADQSVLDRSVAALRDAR